One window from the genome of Candidatus Yanofskybacteria bacterium encodes:
- the rplV gene encoding 50S ribosomal protein L22, with amino-acid sequence MEVIAKLNNLRISPRKVRLVAKAIKGMDAMSAKHHLDYIIKKSSNPISKLLSSAMANGHNGLGLVKENLFIKDIVVNEGPKLKRIIPKGFGMASPIEKKTSHIKIILEEKVPGLKREETVVKKQELKVAEQEIQAESGGTKEGKMQIKLKPDIKKEIGKKGGIFGQSGKIKKFFRRKTI; translated from the coding sequence ATGGAAGTAATCGCAAAACTTAATAATTTACGAATTTCGCCTAGAAAAGTAAGACTTGTTGCCAAGGCGATTAAGGGGATGGATGCAATGTCGGCGAAGCATCACCTCGATTATATTATAAAAAAATCAAGCAATCCGATTTCAAAATTGCTTAGTTCGGCAATGGCTAACGGACACAATGGTCTCGGTCTTGTTAAAGAAAATCTTTTTATTAAAGATATTGTGGTTAACGAAGGACCAAAATTAAAAAGAATTATACCAAAGGGATTTGGTATGGCTTCACCAATCGAAAAGAAAACTTCGCATATAAAAATAATATTGGAAGAAAAAGTTCCCGGGTTAAAAAGAGAAGAGACAGTGGTTAAAAAACAAGAGTTAAAAGTTGCGGAGCAGGAAATCCAAGCTGAGTCGGGTGGAACGAAAGAAGGAAAAATGCAGATCAAATTAAAGCCGGATATTAAAAAAGAAATTGGCAAAAAGGGCGGGATATTCGGACAGTCCGGTAAAATTAAAAAGTTTTTCAGAAGAAAAACGATATAG